Proteins encoded in a region of the Cygnus olor isolate bCygOlo1 chromosome 4, bCygOlo1.pri.v2, whole genome shotgun sequence genome:
- the SCOC gene encoding short coiled-coil protein isoform X1, with product MDLPLDEEDGTFTNISLADDSDRLSGLRRSKAGRARSPMMNADMDAVEAENQVELEEKTRLINQVLELQHTLEDLSARVDAVKEENLKLKSENQVLGQYIENLMSASSVFQTTDTKSKRK from the exons atgGATTTACCCTTAGACGAGGAGGATGGCACTTTCACCAACATTTCTTTGGCAGATGATTCAG ACCGTCTCTCAGGACTACGCCGTTCAAAAGCGGGAAGAGCCCGTTCTCCAATGATGAATGCTGACATGGATG CTGTTGAGGCTGAGAATCAGGTGGAATTAGAAGAGAAAACACGGCTTATTAATCAAGTTTTGGAACTGCAGCACACACTTGAAG ATCTCTCAGCACGAGTAGATGCTGTTaaggaagaaaacttgaaactgaaatcagaaaacCAAGTTCTTGGACAGTATATAGAAAATCTGATGTCAGCATCTAGTGTTTTCCAAACCACtgacacaaaaagcaaaaggaagtaA
- the SCOC gene encoding short coiled-coil protein isoform X4: MMNADMDDLSARVDAVKEENLKLKSENQVLGQYIENLMSASSVFQTTDTKSKRK, translated from the exons ATGATGAATGCTGACATGGATG ATCTCTCAGCACGAGTAGATGCTGTTaaggaagaaaacttgaaactgaaatcagaaaacCAAGTTCTTGGACAGTATATAGAAAATCTGATGTCAGCATCTAGTGTTTTCCAAACCACtgacacaaaaagcaaaaggaagtaA
- the SCOC gene encoding short coiled-coil protein isoform X3, producing the protein MMNADMDAVEAENQVELEEKTRLINQVLELQHTLEDLSARVDAVKEENLKLKSENQVLGQYIENLMSASSVFQTTDTKSKRK; encoded by the exons ATGATGAATGCTGACATGGATG CTGTTGAGGCTGAGAATCAGGTGGAATTAGAAGAGAAAACACGGCTTATTAATCAAGTTTTGGAACTGCAGCACACACTTGAAG ATCTCTCAGCACGAGTAGATGCTGTTaaggaagaaaacttgaaactgaaatcagaaaacCAAGTTCTTGGACAGTATATAGAAAATCTGATGTCAGCATCTAGTGTTTTCCAAACCACtgacacaaaaagcaaaaggaagtaA
- the SCOC gene encoding short coiled-coil protein isoform X2, whose protein sequence is MDLPLDEEDGTFTNISLADDSDRLSGLRRSKAGRARSPMMNADMDDLSARVDAVKEENLKLKSENQVLGQYIENLMSASSVFQTTDTKSKRK, encoded by the exons atgGATTTACCCTTAGACGAGGAGGATGGCACTTTCACCAACATTTCTTTGGCAGATGATTCAG ACCGTCTCTCAGGACTACGCCGTTCAAAAGCGGGAAGAGCCCGTTCTCCAATGATGAATGCTGACATGGATG ATCTCTCAGCACGAGTAGATGCTGTTaaggaagaaaacttgaaactgaaatcagaaaacCAAGTTCTTGGACAGTATATAGAAAATCTGATGTCAGCATCTAGTGTTTTCCAAACCACtgacacaaaaagcaaaaggaagtaA